Proteins encoded together in one Lathyrus oleraceus cultivar Zhongwan6 chromosome 5, CAAS_Psat_ZW6_1.0, whole genome shotgun sequence window:
- the LOC127080379 gene encoding uncharacterized protein LOC127080379, whose product MGAPGHTLENCFAFQNRVQDLIEAKAVSFTPRCPNVNTNPMPTHKDASVSAIEESGQGKLICKVEEIQTPIARIGAQLLKNGLIPEELVAEENNKKLRNFIQQMLDQGELQINHRVKSKRQEEIVVVDIPYDEVNVEIPISPLVIEFPAPFAYEDEKTVPWIYQPRAFKQGQEDQPLMINEPNITSIVGPTGMTRSGRVFAPRTADTSTKAKRKEVVIQILVPNQEMQDMHLSPKAAVTREEAEEFLRIIKKSDYKVVDQLNQTPSKISMLSLLLSSEAHMNSLLEVLSAAHITKDITIEQFDDVIAYVTTENFLGFNDDELPIEGKNHNKALHISLKCIDTILSRVLVDTGSSLNVMPKTTLIKLPMEGISMKPNTLIVKAFDGSRRAVIGEVNLPTNIGPTIFNITFQVMNIHPSYSCLLGRPWIHFACAVTSTLHQKLKFITNDKIIVIGREEDILVSHLTSFRYIEVDGEITETSFQSLEVANMMAIQQTLETSKSGPSMASWQGAKAVMESKNAQDWGKLVEVKEKRDKFGLGYDPSSNKAGNRHDKE is encoded by the coding sequence ATGGGAGCACCCGGTCATACCTTGGAGAATTGTTTTGCATTTCAAAATcgggtacaagacttgatcgaagcAAAGGCTGTCTCCTTCACTCCGAGATGCCCGAACGTGAACACCAATCCTATGCCAACACATAAGGATGCTTccgtcagtgccattgaggagagtgGTCAAGGTAAATTGATCTgtaaggttgaagagattcaaacccctatcGCCAGGATAGGAGCACAATTGCTGAAGAATGGTCTAATCCCGGAGGAGCTAGTTGCTGAAGAGAACAATAAAAAGTTGAGgaattttatacaacaaatgtTGGATCAAGGCGAGTTACAGATAAATCATCGTGTCAAGAGCAAGCGCCAGGAAGAGATAGTTGTGGTGGACATCCCTTATGATGAGGTTAATGTGGAAATACCTATAAGCCCATTGGTGATAGAGTTTCCAGCACCGTTCGCATATGAAGATGAGAAGACGGTCCcatggatatatcagcccagagcttttaagcaagGGCAGGAAGACCAACCCTTAATGATCAACGAGCCAAACATCACCTCGATTGTGGGGCCGACAGGAATGACACGTAGTGGCCGAGTGTTTGCACCAAGAACTGCTGATACTTCTACAAAGGCTAAAAGGAAAGAAGTTGTTATCCAGATCCTCGTCCCTAATCAAGAAATGCAAGACATGCACCTGTCTCCTAAAGCTGCAGTCACTCGTGAAGAGGCTGAGGAATTTCTGaggataatcaagaagagtgattataaaGTGGTGGACCAACTGAATCAAACACCTTCAAAAATCTCCATGTTATCTTTATTACTCAGCTCAGAAGCACACATGAATTCATTGTTGGAAGTACTGAGCGCCGCACATATCACGAAAGACataacaatagaacagtttgacgATGTGATAGCTTATGTGACCACTGAGAATTTTTTGGGTTTTAACGATGATGAACTACCGATCgagggaaagaaccataacaaggccctaCATATCTCCTTGAAATGCATAGACACTATACTATCAAGGGTATTAGTGGACACAGGTTCCTCGCTAAACGTCATGCCGAAGACAACTTTGATAAAGCTGCCAATGGAAGGGATAAGTATGAAGCCCAACACCCTAATCGTAAAGGCATTTGATGGCTCAAGACgagcagtgataggagaggttAACTTACCAACTAATATAGGTCCAACTATTTTCAATATCACGTTCCAGGTCATGAACATACATCCCAGTTATAGTTGCCTACTTGGGAGACCATGGATTCACTTCGCATGCGCTGTCACCTCTACTCTACATCAAAAGctaaaattcattacaaatgacAAGATAATTGTGATTGGAAGAGAGGAGGATATCTTGGTTAGCCACTTGACATCTTTCCGGTACatcgaggtggatggcgagataACTGAGACATCATTCCAATCCTTGGAAGTGGCAAATATGATGGCCATCCAACAGACATTGGAGACCTCGAAATCAGGACCATCCATGGCCTCGTGGCAAGGAGCTAAGGCTGTTATGGAAAGTAAAAATGCTCAAGACTGGGGCAAACTGGTGGAAGTGAAAGAGAAACGAGACAAGTTTGGACTGGGGTATGACCCATCATCAAATAAAGCCGGTAACCGACATGACAAAGAGTAG
- the LOC127080378 gene encoding uncharacterized protein LOC127080378: MLEEFECLVRIPMKNKPLFEGIDESLPLEIIASTLHMDEKEVEANLETKGNTKGFSLSFLLERAHTLLKAESWDTCYSAIALGIYGIVLFPNMDGFIDMAAIFVFLVGNPVSTLLADVYYYMSHRYTKKKGMIACCAPLLYQWFLEHLPKTGAWVEQTDVSWPKRLGSLRSEDLSWYSKEYINMDIIFSCGHFPNLPLIGTQGCVNSNPVLSLRQLGYPMEGPP, translated from the coding sequence ATGTTGGAAGAATTCGAGTGTCTTGTTAGGATTCCTATGAAGAATAAGCCACTATTTGAAGGGATAGATGAATCTTTGCCCCTTGAGATCATTGCTAGCACGCTTCACATGGATGAAAAGGAAGTAGAGGCTAACCTGGAGACCAaagggaataccaaaggattttcgctaagttttctcttggaaagaGCTCATACCCTACTAAAAGCAGAAAGTTGGGACACTTGTTACTCTGCTATTGCGTTGGGCATCTATGGCATCGTCCTGTTTCCAAATATGGATGGTTTCATAGACATGGCTGCTATTTTCGTTTTCCTTGTTGGAAACCCAGTATCCACCTTGTTAGCTGATGTTTACTATTACATGAGCCATAGGTATACCAAGAAGAAAGGAAtgattgcttgttgtgctcctttattATATCAGTGGTTTCTAGAACATCTTCCAAAGACAGGAGCTTGGGTTGAACAGACAGATGTTAGTTGGCCTAAGAGATTGGGATCGCTCAGATCCGAAGATCTTTCTTGGTATTCCAAAGAATACATCAACATGGACATCATATTCAGCTGTGGACATTTCCCTAATCTACCACTTATTGGAACTCAAGGATGCGTGAATTCTAACCCGGTTCTATCACTAAGACAACTTGGCTACCCAATGGAAGGCCCTCCATAG